A portion of the Acidobacteriaceae bacterium genome contains these proteins:
- a CDS encoding LysR family transcriptional regulator, producing MDIRHLQHLIAVADEGSFTKAARKVHIVQSGVSSSIKELEEEVGVRLIERTTRSVALTDAGKVFLQHARASLAAIEEGLQSVREFDGIVRGRLRIGVLQSLIPYLDMPLVLKNIRTDYPLLEIEVRSVTADAVPEMVRSGELDLSFHALHGSPTIPGLVVLPFIEDTLVGICGVDHPLAAKDKVSMDSISQENFVDLTPGRATRRMIDREFAVRNLHRRTVIEVGEVHTVVQFVSRGLGVAIVPSVLARAFPESSDLKVLAIADRQPALTRWGLAIVAKARTKGKEPLSTVNLFLEAMRKASKLPVKRRLRV from the coding sequence ATGGACATCAGACATTTGCAACATCTCATTGCAGTAGCCGACGAAGGGAGCTTTACGAAGGCCGCACGCAAGGTTCACATCGTGCAGTCGGGTGTCTCGTCTTCAATCAAGGAGTTGGAGGAAGAGGTTGGCGTCCGTCTTATTGAAAGAACGACGAGGAGCGTCGCTCTCACGGACGCAGGAAAGGTATTCCTCCAACACGCTCGTGCAAGTCTGGCGGCCATTGAAGAAGGTTTGCAATCGGTCCGCGAATTTGACGGTATCGTCCGGGGACGTCTGCGCATCGGAGTTCTTCAAAGTTTGATCCCCTACCTTGATATGCCACTCGTGCTCAAGAACATTCGAACGGACTATCCGCTGCTTGAGATCGAAGTGCGTTCCGTTACTGCGGACGCAGTGCCGGAGATGGTCCGCTCCGGAGAGTTAGATCTGAGCTTCCATGCGTTACACGGAAGTCCAACGATACCGGGACTGGTCGTGCTGCCCTTCATCGAGGACACCTTGGTAGGAATCTGCGGCGTTGATCATCCGCTCGCGGCAAAAGACAAAGTTTCGATGGACTCGATCAGCCAGGAGAACTTCGTTGACCTCACACCAGGCCGGGCCACACGAAGAATGATCGACCGCGAATTCGCCGTGCGAAATCTTCACCGGCGAACGGTGATCGAAGTAGGAGAGGTCCATACTGTGGTGCAATTTGTTTCGCGCGGTTTGGGCGTCGCCATTGTTCCTAGTGTGCTCGCACGGGCGTTCCCCGAGTCTTCAGACCTGAAGGTCTTGGCGATTGCTGATCGTCAACCTGCGTTGACTCGATGGGGTCTGGCAATCGTGGCGAAGGCCAGGACGAAAGGGAAAGAACCTCTGAGCACGGTGAATCTTTTTCTGGAAGCGATGAGGAAGGCGTCGAAACTCCCGGTGAAGCGGAGATTACGGGTGTGA
- a CDS encoding tagatose 1,6-diphosphate aldolase yields the protein MKLTPGKLAGLKAVSNTNGVIAAAAMDQRGSLQKTLSNERGSAATSHDLEVFKTLVTETLTQHASAILLDPEFGLPASHKRNEKGLLLAYEKTGYDATLRGRLPDLLELWSVRRLKEAGADCLKILLYYTPFEDSKINDLKHAWIERIGDECRANDLPFFLEFVGYDAEGGDVKSLAYAKKKPSIVAGAMQEFSKPRYGVDVLKVEVPVEMNYVSGTRAFNGEEAYTKAEAMRLFRDTAEATELPFIYLSAGVSNPVFIETLELANESGVKYNGVLCGRATWQDGIAIYAKQGAEAFRDWLETVGVRNIQNVNQALNGATSWFAKVEDSQ from the coding sequence ATGAAACTCACGCCTGGAAAGCTGGCCGGTCTCAAAGCGGTCTCGAACACAAACGGTGTCATCGCTGCGGCAGCCATGGATCAAAGAGGCTCACTTCAAAAGACTCTCTCCAACGAGCGGGGAAGCGCGGCGACAAGTCACGATCTCGAAGTGTTCAAAACACTTGTGACGGAAACTCTTACGCAACATGCTTCAGCGATCTTGCTCGATCCTGAATTCGGGCTGCCAGCGTCTCACAAGCGCAACGAAAAGGGCCTACTCCTTGCCTACGAGAAGACGGGATACGATGCCACACTCCGGGGACGTCTCCCTGACTTGCTCGAACTCTGGAGCGTACGCCGTCTCAAGGAGGCGGGCGCGGACTGTTTGAAAATCCTTCTCTACTACACTCCGTTTGAAGACTCCAAGATCAATGATCTGAAGCATGCGTGGATCGAAAGAATCGGCGACGAGTGCAGGGCGAATGACCTTCCGTTCTTCCTCGAGTTTGTCGGATATGACGCAGAGGGCGGCGATGTGAAGTCGCTCGCCTACGCGAAAAAGAAGCCCTCGATCGTCGCCGGTGCCATGCAAGAGTTTTCCAAACCACGTTATGGCGTGGATGTTCTCAAGGTGGAAGTTCCCGTAGAGATGAACTATGTGTCGGGAACACGTGCGTTCAACGGAGAGGAGGCCTACACGAAAGCCGAGGCGATGCGTCTCTTCCGGGACACTGCCGAAGCTACCGAGCTGCCTTTCATCTATCTCTCCGCTGGCGTTTCGAATCCGGTCTTCATCGAAACCTTGGAGTTGGCCAACGAATCGGGAGTGAAGTACAACGGTGTTCTTTGCGGCCGCGCGACCTGGCAGGATGGGATCGCCATCTATGCCAAGCAAGGAGCGGAAGCGTTTCGGGATTGGTTGGAGACTGTCGGTGTTCGCAACATCCAGAACGTGAATCAGGCTTTGAATGGCGCAACGAGCTGGTTTGCAAAGGTGGAGGACAGCCAGTGA
- a CDS encoding TIM barrel protein encodes MTNTLPYSAHIGYLFQELPFLDRVRAAKLHGFAAVEHPSPYATPASDLADCLSETGASYIQFGLRSGDASKGEKGIAIFPERWTEFTESVEEGILYARKIGVKLLHAMAGVVPSSARTDENWEQYIQSLRYAAERAEEYGITIIVEPMCHQAVPDYYVETPEVAARAIAAAGKRNIGLLLDVFHVITAGLDLDGQIRRYREQIKHVHISDVPGRHEPGTGTIDFKQLKQTLLETQYRGYLGCEYIPRSNTIDGLNWM; translated from the coding sequence ATGACGAATACTCTCCCTTACAGCGCCCACATTGGCTACCTCTTTCAGGAGCTACCGTTTCTGGATCGTGTACGCGCGGCGAAGCTTCACGGCTTCGCCGCCGTGGAGCACCCGTCCCCTTACGCCACGCCGGCGAGCGACCTAGCGGACTGCCTGTCAGAAACAGGCGCTTCTTATATTCAGTTCGGCCTTCGTTCCGGGGATGCAAGCAAAGGTGAAAAGGGTATCGCCATCTTTCCGGAGCGTTGGACCGAGTTCACGGAGAGCGTCGAGGAAGGGATACTCTACGCCAGGAAGATCGGCGTGAAGCTTCTCCATGCGATGGCCGGCGTCGTTCCCTCTTCGGCGAGAACAGACGAAAACTGGGAGCAGTACATCCAGAGCCTACGTTATGCCGCAGAACGTGCAGAGGAGTACGGCATCACGATCATCGTGGAACCCATGTGTCATCAAGCGGTCCCGGATTACTACGTGGAGACACCAGAGGTAGCAGCACGAGCGATAGCAGCAGCCGGCAAGCGGAACATCGGTTTGCTCTTGGACGTGTTCCACGTGATAACCGCAGGTCTCGACTTGGACGGCCAAATCCGACGGTACCGGGAACAGATCAAACATGTGCACATTTCCGACGTCCCTGGGCGACACGAGCCGGGTACGGGAACCATCGACTTCAAGCAATTGAAGCAAACGCTCTTGGAAACCCAATATCGCGGGTATCTCGGATGCGAATACATACCTCGTTCAAATACCATCGACGGGCTCAATTGGATGTAG
- the dctA gene encoding C4-dicarboxylate transporter DctA, giving the protein MQAKRWLRKLYVQVLIGVVLGSLLGYFDPQLAVQAKPLGDLFIKAIKVVVTPVIFITIVVGIATIGDMKKVAKVGLKALIYFEIASTIALFLGMVVGNLWKVGNGINAKVSTLDAGAVASVVQKAKPMTFANFFLDLVPNTFMEPFATGEILPVLFVAVLFGIGLAKLGERTKMLVKILDQVSSGLFVMVGLIMRLAPVGAFGALAFSIGKYGIGTLKSLGELVASVYVVSILFVVIVLGISTKLAGINIFKLIAYFKDELLIVFASTSGETMIPRSMEKLDRLGVKREVVGLVMPTGFSFNMSGTAIYMTMGVLFIAHATNTHLSLAQQLSMFLIMLLTSKGAAGVSGGGFVALAATLPTLGVLPVAGLSLLIGVDRFMAEIRAVTNLFSNVVATVVVGRWAGALDMDVALAELENGPPVTDPNLFFKQVKEPDTVKVMSTLAVEVALNRSLLPSWRSKGLDASIDWNPTAVLKQKILAGERADAVILIDESMDQLVREGLIVQKSVTPIAQALFGLGVRKGAARPDISTPEAFKQTLLKARSIAYSRTGASGIYFAELIERLGIADEINARALVIPSGFTAKHVVSEECDLAVQQVSELMSIDGVDVVGPFPELYQVPTDFSIGIFSDAADPEGAQAFIAHLSSAEASAAYENGGLRSRLAGKAIGIQGTATPAAVGLRKVSA; this is encoded by the coding sequence ATGCAAGCAAAACGTTGGCTCAGAAAGCTCTATGTTCAGGTCCTCATTGGCGTAGTTCTTGGCAGTCTGCTTGGTTACTTCGATCCACAACTAGCAGTTCAAGCAAAGCCGCTTGGCGATCTCTTCATCAAGGCGATCAAGGTGGTGGTGACACCAGTCATCTTCATCACGATCGTGGTGGGTATTGCAACCATCGGCGACATGAAGAAGGTAGCTAAGGTCGGCTTGAAAGCTCTCATCTACTTTGAGATCGCTTCGACCATAGCCCTCTTCTTGGGTATGGTCGTCGGCAATCTGTGGAAGGTTGGCAACGGGATCAACGCGAAGGTATCGACCCTTGATGCTGGCGCGGTGGCGAGCGTCGTTCAAAAAGCGAAGCCAATGACGTTTGCCAATTTCTTTCTGGACCTTGTTCCGAACACATTTATGGAGCCCTTTGCTACCGGAGAGATTCTGCCAGTCTTGTTCGTGGCGGTGCTCTTCGGCATCGGCCTGGCTAAGTTGGGCGAGCGGACAAAGATGTTGGTGAAGATTTTGGATCAGGTCAGCTCCGGGCTATTCGTTATGGTCGGCCTCATCATGCGCCTTGCCCCCGTTGGCGCATTCGGAGCACTCGCCTTCTCGATCGGTAAGTACGGCATAGGGACGTTGAAGAGTCTGGGAGAGCTGGTCGCTTCTGTCTACGTCGTGAGCATCCTCTTCGTCGTGATCGTGCTCGGAATCTCTACGAAGCTCGCCGGTATCAATATCTTCAAGCTGATTGCCTACTTCAAGGATGAGCTCCTCATTGTGTTCGCCTCTACTTCCGGCGAGACAATGATTCCGCGGAGCATGGAGAAGCTGGACCGACTCGGGGTGAAGCGCGAGGTAGTGGGTCTCGTGATGCCCACTGGTTTCTCTTTCAATATGTCTGGCACTGCGATCTACATGACGATGGGAGTGCTCTTCATAGCGCACGCGACCAACACCCATCTCTCTTTGGCACAGCAGCTCAGCATGTTTCTGATCATGCTGCTTACCTCCAAGGGTGCAGCGGGCGTGAGCGGTGGCGGCTTCGTTGCGCTAGCTGCAACGCTGCCGACTTTGGGTGTACTTCCCGTCGCGGGACTCTCACTGCTCATAGGCGTAGACCGCTTCATGGCGGAAATTCGAGCTGTCACAAATCTTTTCAGCAATGTCGTGGCCACGGTCGTTGTGGGACGCTGGGCTGGTGCTCTGGATATGGACGTTGCGCTAGCCGAGCTTGAGAACGGACCGCCAGTGACGGATCCTAACCTGTTTTTCAAGCAAGTGAAGGAGCCCGACACCGTGAAAGTTATGAGTACCCTCGCTGTCGAAGTAGCGCTGAATCGTTCCCTGCTTCCGTCCTGGCGTTCAAAGGGACTCGATGCCTCGATCGACTGGAATCCGACGGCGGTCTTGAAGCAGAAGATCCTGGCAGGTGAACGAGCGGATGCCGTGATTCTCATCGACGAGTCTATGGATCAGCTGGTGCGTGAAGGCCTCATCGTACAGAAATCGGTCACACCAATCGCCCAGGCACTTTTCGGACTGGGAGTTCGCAAAGGAGCAGCGCGACCCGACATCTCCACTCCTGAGGCCTTCAAACAAACACTGCTCAAGGCTCGTTCTATCGCCTACTCCCGCACGGGTGCGAGTGGGATCTATTTCGCAGAACTGATCGAACGTCTCGGGATTGCGGATGAGATCAATGCACGCGCCCTGGTCATACCGAGCGGTTTCACCGCGAAGCATGTTGTGAGTGAGGAATGTGACCTCGCAGTACAGCAGGTCAGCGAGTTGATGTCGATCGATGGCGTCGATGTAGTCGGCCCGTTCCCGGAGCTTTATCAAGTCCCGACTGACTTCTCCATCGGCATCTTCTCCGATGCTGCCGATCCTGAAGGCGCACAAGCTTTCATCGCACATCTTTCGTCCGCAGAGGCCTCCGCAGCTTACGAGAATGGCGGACTGCGGTCACGCTTGGCGGGAAAGGCAATCGGAATTCAGGGGACGGCAACTCCCGCCGCGGTCGGCCTACGGAAGGTGTCAGCATGA
- a CDS encoding zinc-binding dehydrogenase: MQNPGVKTDSNFPIPETMKAWVLGDPGQLTLVDKPVPSPKRAEVLVRIDAVAICATDLEIIKHGPPSMIQGGLPFNKNFTPGHEYMGTVVALGPGVDEYEIGQRVTVEIHAGCGQCIRCRQGMYTSCHNYGKNYGDVDKGHRANGFTTDGGFCEYQINNINTLVPIADTMSDEEATLVVTAGTAVYGLTELGGLVAGESVVVTGPGPIGLLGAAVAKALGAQPVILTGTRDNRLEIGKQLGADYVINVKNEDPVKRVRELTDGKGADYVVECSGAPNAVNEAAQMLNRGGKICLAAFPGEAAPVDVAYIVRNNIYLYGIRGEGKSATHRAEAFMRQKRFDATVVCTHTFPLSELPEALRYARDRVEDAIKVVVRNDFSSKTAAAKEEEAVTA; encoded by the coding sequence ATGCAGAATCCTGGCGTAAAGACTGACAGCAACTTCCCAATTCCCGAAACCATGAAGGCGTGGGTGTTGGGCGACCCCGGCCAATTGACTCTTGTAGACAAGCCTGTTCCATCGCCGAAGAGGGCTGAGGTGTTGGTTCGCATCGATGCCGTTGCGATTTGCGCGACCGATCTCGAAATCATCAAACATGGTCCCCCCTCAATGATTCAAGGCGGACTTCCCTTCAACAAGAATTTCACTCCCGGTCATGAGTACATGGGCACGGTCGTTGCCCTTGGCCCCGGTGTTGACGAATACGAGATCGGCCAACGAGTGACCGTGGAGATTCATGCAGGCTGCGGCCAGTGCATCCGTTGCCGCCAGGGCATGTATACGTCCTGCCACAACTACGGCAAGAACTACGGAGATGTCGACAAAGGTCATCGCGCGAATGGCTTTACGACCGATGGCGGCTTCTGCGAATACCAGATCAACAACATCAACACGTTGGTGCCCATCGCGGACACGATGAGCGATGAAGAAGCCACGCTCGTCGTTACTGCAGGCACTGCCGTCTACGGGCTCACCGAGCTCGGCGGTCTGGTCGCTGGAGAGAGCGTCGTTGTTACCGGTCCTGGGCCTATCGGCTTGCTTGGCGCAGCTGTAGCAAAGGCTCTTGGTGCTCAACCCGTCATCCTTACCGGAACCCGCGACAATCGCCTCGAGATTGGCAAGCAGCTCGGAGCAGATTACGTCATCAACGTGAAGAACGAAGACCCCGTGAAGCGCGTGCGCGAGCTCACTGATGGCAAGGGTGCCGACTATGTTGTCGAGTGCTCCGGCGCTCCTAATGCCGTGAACGAAGCGGCCCAGATGCTCAACCGTGGCGGCAAGATCTGCCTGGCAGCGTTCCCGGGCGAAGCCGCACCTGTGGATGTCGCCTACATCGTGCGAAACAACATTTACCTCTACGGGATCCGCGGCGAAGGTAAGAGCGCAACGCATCGCGCAGAGGCATTCATGCGCCAGAAGCGCTTCGATGCCACCGTGGTGTGCACGCACACCTTCCCGCTCAGCGAACTGCCAGAAGCGCTTCGTTATGCGCGTGATCGTGTGGAGGACGCGATCAAGGTTGTTGTACGCAACGATTTCTCTTCGAAGACAGCCGCAGCCAAGGAAGAAGAAGCAGTCACGGCTTAG
- a CDS encoding Xaa-Pro peptidase family protein: MAFAYSEGNPVEDRSKYLKPPFDTNRLDQLMDEAGLDALLVTSKHSIQYLLGNYRFFFYDFMDAHGLSRYLPFFVYKKGQPLDSGYVGAPWERYEKQLGSFWVSHFDLTKFTSTGYAASAVEQIKRLNVQNGRIGIEVGFMPIDAYGVLQENLPDAKLIDATFTLEILRARKSPEELTLLRLGSEKVVESMLAVFGTYGPGVTKRQIVEALREEETKRGLKFEYALTNMGTSMNRAPYDQVWHENEVLALDSGGNYKGYIGDVTRMGYSGHPDQELIDLLGQVEDVQQTARKGLKAGAIGGDLFVRANEALSRSSAKDAMSFWAHGMGIVSHEAPWLTATAMPKYEAYHATRPLEQGMVISVETELHHKTRGFIKLEDTIAITADGWESYGDGGRGWNLCGTKGA; the protein is encoded by the coding sequence ATGGCTTTTGCGTATTCGGAAGGAAACCCGGTCGAAGATCGGTCGAAGTATCTCAAACCGCCGTTTGATACCAACCGGCTCGATCAGTTGATGGACGAAGCAGGGCTTGATGCCCTGCTCGTCACCTCAAAGCACAGCATTCAGTATTTGCTTGGAAACTATCGCTTCTTCTTTTACGACTTCATGGATGCTCATGGACTCAGCCGCTATCTCCCCTTCTTCGTCTACAAGAAGGGACAGCCGCTTGACTCAGGTTACGTAGGCGCACCGTGGGAACGGTATGAAAAGCAGTTGGGAAGTTTCTGGGTTTCGCATTTCGACCTGACGAAGTTCACCAGCACCGGCTACGCCGCATCGGCCGTGGAGCAGATCAAGCGCCTCAACGTCCAGAATGGCCGCATTGGCATCGAGGTGGGCTTTATGCCGATCGACGCCTATGGCGTTCTGCAGGAGAACCTTCCTGACGCGAAGTTGATTGATGCGACGTTCACCCTAGAGATCCTTCGCGCGCGAAAGAGTCCCGAAGAGCTGACTCTTCTACGCCTTGGCTCAGAGAAGGTCGTCGAATCGATGCTGGCAGTCTTTGGAACGTACGGGCCTGGAGTCACGAAGAGACAGATTGTCGAAGCACTCCGCGAGGAAGAGACGAAGCGCGGGCTCAAGTTTGAGTATGCGTTGACGAACATGGGGACATCGATGAATCGAGCTCCATACGATCAGGTATGGCACGAGAATGAAGTGCTCGCGCTCGACTCGGGCGGCAACTACAAGGGCTACATCGGCGACGTGACCCGCATGGGCTACAGCGGACATCCCGATCAGGAGTTGATCGACCTGCTGGGGCAAGTGGAAGATGTGCAGCAGACTGCGCGCAAAGGCCTCAAGGCGGGCGCGATTGGCGGCGATCTCTTCGTGAGAGCCAACGAGGCCCTAAGTCGATCTTCGGCCAAAGACGCAATGTCCTTCTGGGCGCATGGTATGGGCATCGTCAGCCATGAAGCGCCGTGGCTGACGGCGACTGCGATGCCGAAGTATGAGGCATATCACGCCACTCGTCCCCTCGAACAAGGCATGGTGATCTCCGTCGAAACAGAGCTTCACCATAAGACGCGCGGCTTCATCAAGCTCGAGGACACCATCGCCATCACGGCGGACGGTTGGGAGTCGTACGGAGATGGTGGTCGCGGTTGGAACCTCTGCGGCACCAAGGGCGCGTAG
- a CDS encoding carboxypeptidase regulatory-like domain-containing protein: MASAQTVGGTISGAANTRNPNAAQQSSAVKPGTELNDPRVIKKLPLNGRLYDQFIILNPDNLNYTGQVLDIDTWRDYSLVTSTFSSFYSKRDGAQVTVVTSTAGTDTLHGSGYEYFRNSFLNARNYFDPSRKPNSQRNVFGATLGGPIIPKVLYAFGNYEGFRQNLGLSNVALVPDNEARQGLLPNASGVRVPVTVSPVSAQLLNLWPVANGPEVTSNGRITGIALAFNNPTQRVRIDAGSSRLDIVMGRHDSAFATYTIDDSSASTPSQNPYSIVNEALRQQNGTLQEQHNFSAKLVNTFRFSFNRAGSHLVSSVRPDIQAITPTLVPGKPTSSIIVSGTVASGGASAVTNAGANPAGDNTIARNTFTVDDHVIWTHGKHQLEFGGWIQRLQSNDDVARDLGGQAAFNSLSLFLAGSIRLFRYTPNTTGLGWRNFMGDAYVEDSYRPTPRFLVRAGFRFESSTGWSESQGRAGVYHIVNGVMDSAPTVQSNAVNQNRALFLPEPHIGIMWNLNAKGSTVLRAGAGLHHVPLSGLNYRLDQAAPFNTSNAYTATNVSNATGATPTVLPSTVALDIATPSLVTYTIRIEQQMPWKSSLSIGYLGSYGYNQILAGDLNEPAYTVLPNGTIYYPTTAKANPKLSSTLSWWSGGVSNYNALSVLYRHDLSRGLQINGSYIWSKNLDNGAAWTTSVSANTPAFVAVPSRPDLDYGPSATDISSIATINLTYQLPFGSKQPFFAKTSPIVSRLISGWSVGSIANLQTGFPFSPQLGYNPTGNGDPRNPIRPDVNPNFSGRLYTRGTTAQRVAQYFNPTAFSAPAYGTVGNAGRDSLRGPGHADWDLSLVHSGQINKRVGAQFRVDFANVLNHTNLQIPNPIVIANGPAQGTTANQTLSPEPGPGGLITATANSSRQIQISMKVSF, from the coding sequence ATGGCGTCGGCGCAAACGGTGGGCGGAACGATTTCGGGAGCTGCCAACACACGCAATCCGAACGCGGCGCAACAAAGTTCAGCAGTGAAACCGGGAACGGAGTTGAACGATCCACGCGTCATCAAGAAGCTCCCTCTGAATGGCCGACTCTACGACCAGTTCATCATTCTGAATCCGGACAACCTGAACTACACAGGGCAAGTCCTCGATATCGACACGTGGCGCGATTATTCGCTCGTGACGAGCACCTTTTCATCGTTCTATAGCAAACGAGATGGTGCGCAAGTGACGGTCGTCACATCGACTGCGGGGACAGACACCCTGCATGGAAGCGGCTATGAGTATTTCCGGAATAGCTTCCTCAATGCGCGCAATTACTTCGATCCGTCCAGAAAGCCGAACAGTCAGCGCAATGTGTTCGGAGCCACACTCGGCGGTCCTATTATTCCCAAGGTGCTGTATGCCTTCGGAAACTACGAAGGATTCCGCCAGAACCTTGGCCTGAGCAATGTGGCCTTAGTGCCAGACAACGAAGCAAGGCAGGGCTTACTGCCCAACGCAAGCGGCGTACGAGTTCCTGTCACAGTGAGCCCCGTCTCGGCGCAACTCTTGAATCTTTGGCCTGTCGCGAATGGGCCAGAAGTAACGAGCAACGGCCGGATCACCGGTATCGCGCTTGCGTTCAACAATCCCACCCAGCGTGTGCGCATCGATGCGGGCTCGTCCCGCTTAGACATCGTGATGGGACGGCATGACAGTGCGTTCGCGACATACACCATCGACGATTCGTCGGCGAGCACACCAAGCCAAAATCCCTACTCGATCGTGAACGAGGCTCTGCGCCAGCAAAATGGGACTCTCCAGGAGCAACACAACTTCAGCGCGAAGCTTGTGAACACGTTTCGGTTTTCTTTCAACCGCGCCGGTTCACACTTGGTCAGTTCTGTGCGTCCCGACATCCAAGCCATCACGCCAACGCTGGTTCCTGGAAAACCGACCTCTTCGATCATCGTGTCGGGAACAGTCGCTTCCGGTGGTGCTTCGGCGGTGACAAACGCAGGCGCCAACCCTGCTGGGGATAACACGATTGCTAGAAACACGTTTACTGTTGACGACCATGTGATCTGGACGCATGGGAAGCATCAGTTGGAGTTCGGTGGTTGGATTCAACGGCTGCAGTCCAACGACGATGTGGCGCGCGACCTAGGTGGCCAAGCAGCGTTCAATTCGCTTTCACTCTTTCTGGCTGGTTCCATACGTCTGTTCCGGTACACCCCCAATACGACGGGGCTCGGGTGGCGCAACTTCATGGGTGACGCCTATGTCGAAGACAGCTATCGCCCCACGCCGCGCTTCCTCGTCCGAGCAGGCTTTCGGTTCGAATCTTCGACCGGATGGTCAGAGTCTCAAGGTCGAGCCGGGGTTTACCACATCGTGAATGGGGTCATGGATTCCGCGCCGACCGTCCAGTCAAACGCCGTCAATCAGAACCGCGCACTCTTTCTACCTGAACCTCATATCGGCATCATGTGGAACCTCAACGCCAAGGGATCGACGGTGTTGCGGGCCGGAGCCGGACTGCATCATGTGCCGCTATCGGGCTTGAACTACCGACTTGACCAGGCAGCTCCTTTCAACACCTCGAACGCATATACGGCGACAAATGTGTCGAACGCAACGGGCGCGACGCCAACCGTGTTGCCCTCAACGGTTGCCCTTGATATCGCGACACCATCACTGGTTACGTACACGATTCGGATCGAACAGCAGATGCCGTGGAAGAGTTCACTCAGCATCGGCTATCTGGGGTCCTATGGATACAACCAGATCCTCGCGGGCGATCTGAACGAACCGGCTTATACCGTTCTACCGAACGGGACGATCTATTACCCCACCACCGCCAAAGCAAACCCTAAGCTTTCGAGCACACTCTCCTGGTGGTCCGGTGGCGTAAGCAATTACAACGCTCTGTCGGTTCTCTATCGGCACGATCTATCGCGGGGATTGCAGATCAATGGTTCCTACATTTGGTCGAAGAACCTGGACAATGGCGCGGCCTGGACAACCTCCGTGTCGGCGAACACTCCGGCGTTCGTCGCCGTTCCCAGCCGTCCTGACCTCGATTATGGCCCCTCTGCGACGGACATCAGCTCGATAGCAACGATCAACCTCACGTATCAGCTTCCGTTCGGAAGCAAACAGCCGTTCTTCGCAAAGACCAGTCCGATTGTGTCCCGCCTTATTTCGGGTTGGTCCGTAGGAAGCATCGCCAACCTGCAGACGGGGTTTCCCTTCTCTCCTCAGCTTGGCTATAACCCCACGGGCAACGGCGATCCACGGAATCCGATTCGCCCGGATGTCAATCCGAACTTCAGCGGACGACTGTACACCCGGGGCACAACCGCGCAACGCGTGGCACAGTACTTCAACCCAACGGCGTTCTCGGCTCCAGCGTATGGAACGGTAGGGAATGCGGGCCGTGACAGCTTGCGCGGTCCCGGGCACGCTGATTGGGACCTCTCGCTGGTTCATTCAGGGCAGATCAACAAGCGGGTCGGTGCTCAGTTCCGAGTCGACTTCGCCAACGTGCTCAACCACACGAACCTACAGATACCCAACCCTATTGTGATCGCGAATGGTCCAGCACAAGGTACCACCGCGAACCAGACACTCTCTCCCGAACCCGGTCCGGGTGGACTCATCACTGCGACCGCAAACAGCAGCCGCCAAATACAGATTTCGATGAAGGTCTCGTTTTAG
- a CDS encoding VOC family protein encodes MSHDVPRGIEHIGICVPDHDAAVRFFESAFGATVLQSHVTRDQPLSSRQLNQSHGMAARSEICAASLLRFGNAANIEIMQLTRYTRLDPADFSDMGLQHFSVYVDDLDACTRRFVRAGGLLLDGPFDLIGYEAGAGNRGRFGRMPWGSMVEFITLPAAATKTEVSMQTRWFPQLQE; translated from the coding sequence GTGAGCCACGATGTTCCTCGCGGAATCGAACACATCGGCATCTGCGTTCCAGATCATGATGCGGCGGTACGCTTCTTTGAAAGCGCGTTCGGGGCTACGGTGCTTCAGTCTCACGTGACAAGGGACCAGCCCCTCTCGAGTCGTCAGCTCAATCAGTCCCACGGAATGGCCGCACGGAGCGAGATATGTGCGGCCAGTCTGCTACGTTTCGGAAACGCGGCCAACATCGAAATCATGCAACTGACGCGGTATACGCGGCTGGATCCTGCGGATTTCAGCGATATGGGGCTGCAACATTTTTCCGTATACGTCGACGATCTCGACGCCTGCACCCGTCGCTTCGTTCGCGCCGGGGGGCTGCTCCTCGATGGCCCTTTCGACCTGATTGGTTACGAAGCAGGTGCCGGCAATCGCGGTCGATTCGGCCGCATGCCATGGGGTTCGATGGTCGAGTTCATCACTCTTCCTGCCGCTGCAACGAAGACCGAAGTGTCGATGCAGACCCGTTGGTTTCCGCAACTTCAAGAATGA